From the genome of Anopheles funestus chromosome 2RL, idAnoFuneDA-416_04, whole genome shotgun sequence:
ATGGCCGTTCCATTACCGTACGGGTTGTTGTTGATTAGCTCAATCGCTTCGTCGATCGTGTCGACGGACAGACACACCAGCACGGGGCCAAAGATTTCTTCCGTGTAGCACCTCATATTCGTCTTCACGTCGCTAATAATGGTCGGTCCGACAAAGTTACCGTTCGCATAGCTGTCCACCTTAATGTCGCGTCCGTCCAGCACGATCTTTGCACCCTCCTTGGCGCCCGACTCTACCAGCTCGTGGATGCGCTGTTTCGACTGTGGCGAAATTACCGGTCCAACATCCGTACCGGGCACGTGACCCGCATTGACCTTCAATTTGCGTGCGCGCTCCACCAGATCGGGAATCCAGTTCTTTGCCTCACCAACAAATACCGCCGTCGAGAGAGCCATGCAGCGTTGTCCGGCCGCACCGAACGCGGCACCGGCCAGCTGATTCAGTGTGTTCTCTTTGTTAGCATCGGCCATAATTACGCCATGGTTCTTCGCACCCATATTACACTGTACACGCTTGCCGTTACGTCCCGCACGTTCGTAAATGTACTTGCCCGCCTGGTCGGAACCGACAAACGACACGGCTCTGATATCTGGATTGTCGCAGACAAAGTTAACCGCATCATGGGCACCGTGAATGACATTCACTACACCGGGCGGACAACCTGCTTCGTTCAGCATctccatcagcagcatcgtagCACCCGGGACACGTTCCGACGGCTTAATGATGCTCGTGTTACCGCATGTGATCGCCACCGGGAACATCCACAGCGGAATCATCGCGGGGAAGTTGAACGGTGCAACACCGGCCGTTACACCCAGCGGCAGCGTGTACGAGTACGTATCCATGTCCTTCGCAATGTTGGGCACCGTTTCGCCCATCTGCAGCGATGTGATGCTGCAGCAGTGCTCCACGACCTCTGTATTTGTAGGTATGGGAAAAGAAGCCATTGAAGTGATTTCATACGCAACTACATACGTCCAAAAGGTGCAATCACTTACGCAATCCACGCAGAACGTCTCCTTCCGCATCGATCAGTGTTTTGCCCTGCTCCTTGGTGATGTTTTTCGCCAGCTCCGACATGTTGTTGCGGATAATGTGCTGCAGTTTGAACATTACCTGTTGTCTGCTCAGGATGGACGATTGGCGCCAGGTCTGTGGTGATGGAAACGAAATGCCCCGAtcgctttttattatttgagggaaattataatttttgtcGTACGCGTGTACCGTACCTTAAATGCCTTCTTGGACGATTCGACCGCCGTTTGCATTTCGTCCTGAGTGCATTTGGGAACGCGCGTCACCACCTCGTTCGTGGCAGGATCATGCAGATCAATCCAATCGTTCGTCTTGGACTCGACGAACTTGCCATCGATGAACATCTTCGTGGTCGGCACGGAGGCTGTGCTGTAGCCACGTTGCAGCACATTGCGGCACTGTTTCAATGAAAAGTAAAGCAACTGGATGCATTAATATCAAGTTCACGAGGATCACCTTTAATGCTTTCGTCTACATTTTTCGTACCATtcgctaacaaaaaaaagttctccataaaatttaaattttaaataaaacaatcgtCCTCGCTTGCGGTTCAATTTATTCTGATGTGAATATTCCGATTTGAAAAGCGATCAGGTATAGGTTGCAGAACGCCCTTAAGGTTGTAGCGATCATTAGAATGACCCTTTATGTACCATTCTCAAACATGGCACAAGGGTACAGAAGGGACCAATTGAAATTCATTAGCAGGTCGAAAGCGATCGTGCTCCACACTACCAACAAACGTTGGTA
Proteins encoded in this window:
- the LOC125765039 gene encoding probable methylmalonate-semialdehyde dehydrogenase [acylating], mitochondrial; this translates as MALLRLVATECRNVLQRGYSTASVPTTKMFIDGKFVESKTNDWIDLHDPATNEVVTRVPKCTQDEMQTAVESSKKAFKTWRQSSILSRQQVMFKLQHIIRNNMSELAKNITKEQGKTLIDAEGDVLRGLQVVEHCCSITSLQMGETVPNIAKDMDTYSYTLPLGVTAGVAPFNFPAMIPLWMFPVAITCGNTSIIKPSERVPGATMLLMEMLNEAGCPPGVVNVIHGAHDAVNFVCDNPDIRAVSFVGSDQAGKYIYERAGRNGKRVQCNMGAKNHGVIMADANKENTLNQLAGAAFGAAGQRCMALSTAVFVGEAKNWIPDLVERARKLKVNAGHVPGTDVGPVISPQSKQRIHELVESGAKEGAKIVLDGRDIKVDSYANGNFVGPTIISDVKTNMRCYTEEIFGPVLVCLSVDTIDEAIELINNNPYGNGTAIFTTNGATARKFVNDIDVGQVGVNVPIPVPLPMFSFTGSRGSFLGDCHFYGKQGIKFYTQTKTVTQLWREGDVSHTKAAVAMPTMK